The Populus trichocarpa isolate Nisqually-1 chromosome 18, P.trichocarpa_v4.1, whole genome shotgun sequence genomic interval tatattaatatttatatttaacccACTTGTATAAAACAACAAGTCAACAAAGAATTATTGTCAATCATTTCACTAATCCCTggaagatttagaaatagatgaatgaaagtttaattgtatatattgagaaagaatatttttaatgaaattaagaatGAAATCATTATGAAACagtttcaaaatatgaaaactcgaaaagaataattataatgtaagttttttattttaaaaatatttttaaattaattttgcttgacaTGAGTTAGTACATgcatttcaaattgatttttctatatattacacatatctatataatatataacatcaaatatttgttagtaatttgtctccttattatatttttaaaaaaagtttaacatGATCACGGCTTTTCTATTATCTTCACTCTTCGGGACCCGATATTTTAGACCACTTCATTGAAGATCACAATTTTGTTCCATGCATgattgcttgatttttatcccACTCATGAAATCCTTCATATATATGCGCGTGCGCGCGCGTGCTGGAAAATTTGATGACAAGCTTTTTCTAATTACGGGCAACTAGAGCAcacaattacaagaaaaaaggaGGCAAGTGCTAGAAGTCTAAAACCAATACCACAAGCCTATTTAAGTTTGACAtacaaacacaaaattaaaacttgtaGTAAATAATTTCAACATGTATGAAAGAGTGGTTTTTCATCTATTGATGAAGGAGCACAAATATCGAAGCTAGAAATTGTTGAGGCAGAAGTAACATCCCAAGGTGCTCCCATTACTTCTTTTCTGTCATATTCATTCTCTTGTTCGACGATCAAGTTTTCGGATTTTTTAATCCTCTCCAACGCCATTGTGACTTCTTTCATCGTAGGCCTTTTTCTCCCATTTAACCTCAAGCAGCTCCTAGCCAAGCTAGCAACCATCAACACATCCTCTCTTTTCCCTTGCTTCACAACCTGAGGATCAAGAATATCAAACAGACAGTTGCTCTCCAAGACCATTATGAAATATGTGGCTAAACTTCTGCCTTGTTCTTCTGATCTTGTGAACGAGATTGGCTTCTGCCCAGTAAGTAGCTCAACAAGAACCACACCAAAGCTATAGACATCACTCTTGTCTGTGAATTGGCTTGATTGGAAGTACTCTGGATCCAAGTACCCAAAGGTGCCTTGTACTAGAGTTGTGACATGAGTTTGGTCGATGCTTACTGACCTTGAAGTCCCAAAATCTGCAACTTTGGCTCTATACTCCTTATCAAGCAGGATGTTTGTAGACTTGATGTCTCTATGAAAAATGGGGAGGGAGGCTGCTGAATGTAGATAGAAAAGTGCCTCTGCTACCTCTGCTGCAATCCTTAAGCGCATTTCCCAAGTTAAAGGGAATTCCTCATTAGGGTCATGGAGAAACTGGAAAAGGGTCCCATTAGGAATGAATTCATAGATTAACAATGGAAGTTCAGTCTCTAAACaacaacccaaaagcttaaccACATTTCTATGGTTAATTTGGGATAGAAGGACGACCTCGTTGATAAATTGTCTGAGATTCCCTTCATCAATTTCTTTGGATTTCTTGACTGCAACGATTTTTCCATCCGCCAACATCCCTTTGTAAACTGTTCCTTGGCCTCCCTGGCCCAGCGTTCTATTCACATTGTAATGATCAGTGGCCTTGTCTAATTCTTTCGAAGgaaacattttgattttctcgACATTGACTTCACCTGAAGATAGTTGTTCTTGCAGTAAAAGACCACCATTCCTCTTAAAGAAgttctttttctttagtttttcacTCCTCTTTCTCTTGAATACTTTGTACAACCACCATAAACCAATGAGTAGAAACAGTGCTCCAACACCTGCACAAGCCAACCAATTGCATTCAATTCGTTTTTTAGAGCTGAACTCAGAAAAACAAATTCTGTCTGTTTGCTTGAGTAATGGTGCAGTATCTGCAATTATTTGATGCTGCTGGGATAGGATTGGTGATTTTGGGGTTGTACAGCTGCAGCAAGGGTCTAGATTTTATCTCTAACTTCCATTTTGCAGATTGTCTTTACTATTTATCCAGGCAACAGAGTCTGTATCATATAACATCAATTGAATTTCCTTCTTGCTTCCTCtagctcattttttttcctgtaccGCTTTGATCAGTGGAGGATCAAATTTCCATCAATGGTACATTGTTAAGCGCAGTGTTGTAGTTTGTCTCAATATTCTACTTTATTCATGTCAGTTTTGAAAGGAGaatttgattcttaaaaaacagcaagttaaattttaatttctttttataattttgattgtCTGCTTTACTAAGTGtacaaatcttatttttaatcttatgtgaagaaaaaattttattagaagCATATTTCAAGAAAGTGTACTTTTTTACTTGAAACTAATTATTCAtacatttttttcaagaaagcaTTATTCATACatgggaaagaagaaaattgtgaAACAACGAtctaattacaaataaaatttgaaaagaagggCACAAAACTGAATACTTTAGAAGGCTAAATTGTACGATCAATCTCCATGAGTAATTGGTTAAAATggcatcaacaaaaaaatttcatgtcaTTGGTTCTtgaataaattgattgatttcatttaatCCATTAGTTGACGACAAATTATAGTACgacatatattataattttacacatgaaatatttaaaactagAGTGATATATACaagaaattttatggtgtttataaaataattagtggcatatataaaaagaaaaatcataagtgaaaatatttttagtattttaatggttcatggattttgtttttatttttctttttatatctgttttttttctttttcaaagtgaatattaaaaaataattaatagaatattagtaattatttttttgtattatgaaATTTGTCGCATATACACACACGTGTCACacgataattaattaattattactatataGTTATAGGAGCATAAACGTATATactacttgaaaaaaaagaaaaagaaaaatcgtAAGGGAGGCTGCTGTCTTCTCCGATCTCTCTTAGAGGATCCGCCATTGAAtctgattttaatttcttcgaGCTTATAAAATCGTCAATTATGACATTTGTAGCACTATCATGAAACAAGCCAACAGCATAGTACTTTTCCTCTAAGCAAACATTACAATGCCAGTCAATTGTTTtcttgacccatttaaagtgtGACATAATCTATAGTCATTTCTATCATGATGATATAGAGTGAAAATGCAACATACCTATGCCTGCCATTTTAGCTTTGATTTTACGCCGGTAATTGTCGTATGCTCTACCCGCTGCAACACATGAAGAAACCACAGAGTTGATGGATCAGTGAACCATACAATGGTAAACCATGCCAGAAGA includes:
- the LOC18110350 gene encoding wall-associated receptor kinase-like 10 isoform X5; this translates as MAAVELTVFQVILLFWSLRTAESQVMTLPGCESYCGDISIPYPFGMKEGCYLDERFKILCINYSSGVLPKLTVNGTDLEVRYISVDDSTIQVMFPIVFANCSAKDRNTVVDLEGSPFVFSSENYFIARGCDNLALMTQNQSTVGGCVSICDKNSDSMMASCSGIDCCQTRIPSFLKVFNVTMNGLGDGKGSSGEKQCRYAYLIDQSWIESWRYYYLGGNFDPYDMRHRDSVPVVLDWGIDERVFEPLFKNGSFYNSGYSYWCKKVNSSINSTDQSSTVQCSCYPGFVGNPYLYGYCQAGRAYDNYRRKIKAKMAGIGVGALFLLIGLWWLYKVFKRKRSEKLKKKNFFKRNGGLLLQEQLSSGEVNVEKIKMFPSKELDKATDHYNVNRTLGQGGQGTVYKGMLADGKIVAVKKSKEIDEGNLRQFINEVVLLSQINHRNVVKLLGCCLETELPLLIYEFIPNGTLFQFLHDPNEEFPLTWEMRLRIAAEVAEALFYLHSAASLPIFHRDIKSTNILLDKEYRAKVADFGTSRSVSIDQTHVTTLVQGTFGYLDPEYFQSSQFTDKSDVYSFGVVLVELLTGQKPISFTRSEEQGRSLATYFIMVLESNCLFDILDPQVVKQGKREDVLMVASLARSCLRLNGRKRPTMKEVTMALERIKKSENLIVEQENEYDRKEVMGAPWDVTSASTISSFDICAPSSIDEKPLFHTC
- the LOC18110350 gene encoding wall-associated receptor kinase-like 1 isoform X7; the protein is MAAVELTVFQVILLFWSLRTAESQVMTLPGCESYCGDISIPYPFGMKEGCYLDERFKILCNSSSGVPKLTVNGTDLEVNNISVDDSTIAVMFPIVFANCSGKDGNTVVDLEGSPFVFSSENYFIARGCGNLALMNQNQSAIGGCVSLCDKNRDSMMASCSGIDCCQTRIPSFLKVFNVTMNGLGDGKGSSGEKQCRYAYLIDQSWIESWRYYYLGGNFDPYDMRHRDSVPVVLDWGIDERVFEPLFKNGSFYNSGYSYWCKKVNSSINSTDQSSTVQCSCYPGFVGNPYLYGYCQAGRAYDNYRRKIKAKMAGIGVGALFLLIGLWWLYKVFKRKRSEKLKKKNFFKRNGGLLLQEQLSSGEVNVEKIKMFPSKELDKATDHYNVNRTLGQGGQGTVYKGMLADGKIVAVKKSKEIDEGNLRQFINEVVLLSQINHRNVVKLLGCCLETELPLLIYEFIPNGTLFQFLHDPNEEFPLTWEMRLRIAAEVAEALFYLHSAASLPIFHRDIKSTNILLDKEYRAKVADFGTSRSVSIDQTHVTTLVQGTFGYLDPEYFQSSQFTDKSDVYSFGVVLVELLTGQKPISFTRSEEQGRSLATYFIMVLESNCLFDILDPQVVKQGKREDVLMVASLARSCLRLNGRKRPTMKEVTMALERIKKSENLIVEQENEYDRKEVMGAPWDVTSASTISSFDICAPSSIDEKPLFHTC
- the LOC18110350 gene encoding wall-associated receptor kinase-like 10 isoform X6 — protein: MAAVELTVFQVILLFWSVRTAESQLMTVPGCESSCGGIDIPYPFGEKEGCYLDERFKILCINYSSGVLPKLTVNGTDLEVRYISVDDSTIQVMFPIVFANCSAKDRNTVVDLEGSPFVFSSENYFIARGCDNLALMTQNQSTVGGCVSICDKNSDSMMASCSGIDCCQTRIPSFLKVFNVTMNGLGDGKGSSGEKQCRYAYLIDQSWIESWRYYYLGGNFDPYDMRHRDSVPVVLDWGIDERVFEPLFKNGSFYNSGYSYWCKKVNSSINSTDQSSTVQCSCYPGFVGNPYLYGYCQAGRAYDNYRRKIKAKMAGIGVGALFLLIGLWWLYKVFKRKRSEKLKKKNFFKRNGGLLLQEQLSSGEVNVEKIKMFPSKELDKATDHYNVNRTLGQGGQGTVYKGMLADGKIVAVKKSKEIDEGNLRQFINEVVLLSQINHRNVVKLLGCCLETELPLLIYEFIPNGTLFQFLHDPNEEFPLTWEMRLRIAAEVAEALFYLHSAASLPIFHRDIKSTNILLDKEYRAKVADFGTSRSVSIDQTHVTTLVQGTFGYLDPEYFQSSQFTDKSDVYSFGVVLVELLTGQKPISFTRSEEQGRSLATYFIMVLESNCLFDILDPQVVKQGKREDVLMVASLARSCLRLNGRKRPTMKEVTMALERIKKSENLIVEQENEYDRKEVMGAPWDVTSASTISSFDICAPSSIDEKPLFHTC